From Andrena cerasifolii isolate SP2316 chromosome 12, iyAndCera1_principal, whole genome shotgun sequence, a single genomic window includes:
- the Stv gene encoding BAG domain-containing protein starvin isoform X1 has translation MSFYFRDKPKFGDRLRGKSGDELLQEIKQQFDEDSKSFFEPTGRSGREPHDRHTAFPRGFPFDDEGFGRRSDIRSHLNDLATRHPEFADHLLGPPWSDIPFHNSFRNRNRGSGNSGSNSNYQGYSDEDARSQASGSSAASGASGVSSHGEPEGNQQDREQGTRRSQIPQYGLRNTVDIGQHHHNMENLDKGNRGQRSMSAPPENRQSFSQQQPQQPQGQRYVSRIDITPQHNQSPPQQKPQPQQQQQQKPQQQQGNVRHIPIFVEGRDEPVVPRSFDEPHFKREPSPTQFHTPPHFQRPSPFGQSSFGRTQWSPHFQEPFYPPSSSFEHSPRRQQPAHSFQQPRQQQYAEKQPQQHYEQPKPQQKPQPQQPQPQEPPQQDPPKAKPALPKDPLERVALVQQEVDSLAEQVKQYSGNSKTDKEYIYLDEMLTRELIKLDDIETEGRENVRQTRRNAIKCIQATISLLESKASQPKSPELAERQGNEASSSVQVTGQSESMDVDQKTEEQPQNKEPIPLPPCPSSPTKKPEEASEASAETTTANQQQHAARSSSEPMDTAPAEKPEATPMEVQQSPKPADVEEKAEEASEEKRAEEKEPGSDEAAAEKKEVNEKPEAASTENKSENLAPEEGKEAESQQPSEEQQKPAEEKMAVDGEVKKSPKTTKKARKSKKQVPVSDKPIPLPPPESTEASAK, from the exons ATGTCCTTCTATTTCCGCGACAAGCCGAAGTTCGGCGACAGATTGCGCGGCAAATCGGGCGACGAGCTTCTCCAGGAGATCAAACAGCAATTCGACGAGGACAGCAAGTCCTTCTTCGAGCCGACCGGCAGGTCGGGACGGGAGCCCCACGACCGGCACACCGCATTCCCACGG GGGTTCCCGTTCGACGACGAGGGTTTCGGTCGGCGCAGCGACATCCGCTCGCACCTGAACGATCTAGCTACCCGCCACCCAGAATTCGCTGACCACCTTCTGGGCCCGCCTTGGAGCGACATACCGTTCCACAATTCCTTCCGCAACAGGAATCGCGGCTCTGGGAACAGCGGGAGCAACAGTAACTACCAGGGCTACTCCGACGAGGACGCCAGGAGCCAAGCCAGTGGAAGCAGCGCGGCGAGCGGTGCCAGTGGTGTCAGCTCCCACGGCGAGCCCGAGGGTAACCAGCAGGACAGAGAGCAGGGGACCAGAAGAAGCCAGATCCCTCAGTACGGGCTGCGCAACACGGTGGACATAGGCCAGCACCACCACAACATGGAGAATCTCGACAAGGGGAACCGCGGCCAGCGCTCGATGTCAGCCCCCCCGGAGAACAGGCAGTCGTTCAGCCAGCAGCAGCCGCAGCAGCCGCAGGGGCAGAGATACGTTTCTAGAATAGACATAACGCCACAGCACAACCAGTCCCCTCCGCAACAGAAGCCAcagccgcagcagcagcagcaacagaaGCCTCAACAGCAGCAGGGCAATGTCAGGCATATACCTATCTTCGTCGAAGGCAGAGACGAGCCTGTGGTACCTAGGAGCTTCGACGAGCCACATTTCAAAAGAGAGCCGTCTCCTACACAGTTCCACACGCCTCCCCACTTCCAGAGGCCATCGCCTTTCGGGCAATCCTCGTTCGGGAGGACTCAGTGGTCCCCACACTTCCAGGAGCCGTTCTACCCTCCCTCGAGCTCTTTCGAGCATTCTCCTCGCCGACAGCAGCCGGCGCACAGCTTCCAGCAGCCCAGGCAGCAGCAGTACGCGGAAAAGCAGCCTCAGCAACACTACGAGCAACCGAAGCCGCAACAGAAGCCACAGCCGCAGCAGCCTCAGCCTCAGGAGCCACCGCAGCAGGACCCACCGAAGGCCAAGCCTGCTCTTCCAAAGGATCCTTTGGAGAGGGTAGCCCTGGTGCAGCAGGAGGTGGACTCTCTGGCCGAGCAAGTGAAACAGTACAGCGGCAACTCGAAGACAGACAAGGAGTACATCTACCTTGACGAGATGCTCACCAGGGAACTGATCAAGCTGGACGACATCGAGACAGAGGGGAGGGAGAACGTGCGGCAGACGCGCAGGAACGCGATAAAGTGTATACAGGCTACGATCAGCTTGCTGGAGTCGAAGGCTTCGCAGCCGAAGTCACCAGAGCTAGCTGAGAGACAGGGGAACGAGGCCTCCAGTAGCGTCCAAGTGACTGGACAGAGCGAGTCCATGGACGTGGACCAGAAGACCGAGGAGCAGCCACAGAATAAAGAACCAATACCCTTACCACCTTGCCCTTCATCCCCAACGAAGAAGCCTGAGGAGGCTAGCGAAGCCTCCGCAGAGACTACGACTGCGAATCAACAGCAGCACGCTGCTCGGTCTTCCAGCGAGCCCATGGACACCGCACCCGCGGAGAAGCCCGAGGCTACGCCCATGGAGGTGCAGCAGAGTCCGAAACCAGCTGACGTGGAAGAGAAGGCAGAGGAGGCCTCCGAGGAGAAGAGagcagaggagaaggagccaggTAGTGATGAGGCAGCAGCTGAGAAGAAGGAAGTAAATGAGAAGCCGGAGGCCGCTTCCACGGAGAATAAGTCAGAGAACCTAGCCCCTGAAGAGGGCAAGGAGGCTGAGAGTCAACAGCCCTCGGAGGAGCAGCAGAAACCGGCGGAAGAGAAGATGGCGGTGGACGGCGAGGTGAAGAAGTCGCCGAAGACAACGAAGAAGGCGAGGAAGTCGAAGAAGCAGGTCCCAGTCTCCGATAAACCTATACCCTTGCCACCTCCAGAGAGCACCGAGGCCAGTGCAAAGTAG
- the LOC143375423 gene encoding abscission/NoCut checkpoint regulator, with protein MSCNVCQTKFSFFTKEVACPSCGFSYCNKCLKYKYDIPDKGVKKICRRCYNKYTSPRKHSSNNGNSMSDEHEEPLAPVDITKKLDSLENPAKPPIVMYKHTSHWDKFKKGLEPADQEIVDRLQKLKEEDKSTALSVDEIRRRLALLKDEDPDASNHKTNIHQVDTRTDQQKTDDLIQEYLEQLELSSGSDPASEIQSRLRSLQGASDAPRKHSREDIDDDAKHVTKRLIAKALAEAALEKKYEEDVDELDDEMEIEARKRSHDEDEKPTCVMCDQTENLEECLGCHGDLYCIVCFEDNHDDFEMKKHKRQPATKPRPY; from the exons ATGTCTTGCAACGTGTGTCAAACGAAATTCTCGTTTTTCACTAAAGAA GTTGCTTGCCCCAGTTGCGGCTTCTCATACTGCAATAAGTGCCTGAAATATAAATATGATATTCCAGATAAAGGAGTGAAAAAGATCTGCAGgcgttgttacaataaatatacctCTCCGAGAAAGCATAGCTCTAATAACGGTAACAGTATGTCTGACGAACACGAAGAGCCCCTTGCCCCTGTCGATATTACAAAGAA GTTGGACTCCTTGGAGAATCCAGCGAAGCCTCCCATTGTAATGTACAAACACACCAGTCACTGGGATAAGTTTAAGAAAGGCTTGGAACCCGCGGACCAGGAGATAGTCGATAGATTACAGAAATTAAAGGAGGAAGACAAGTCTACGGCTCTAAGCGTGGATGAAATAAGAAGGAGACTGGCGTTATTGAAAGACGAAGATCCAGATGCTAGCAATCATAAGACAAAT ATACATCAAGTAGACACGAGGACAGATCAGCAGAAGACAGACGATCTAATACAGGAGTACCTCGAGCAGCTAGAATTATCTTCAGGAAGCGATCCTGCTAGTGAGATTCAATCGAGATTAAGATCCCTGCAGGGCGCGAGCGACGCACCCAGAAAA CATTCAAGGGAAGACATCGACGATGATGCAAAGCATGTTACAAAGAGATTAATCGCGAAAGCTTTAGCTGAAGCTGCATTGGAAAAGAAGTATGAAGAAGACGTAGACGAATTGGACGATGAGATGGAAATTGAG GCAAGGAAACGTAGTCACGACGAAGACGAGAAGCCAACTTGCGTTATGTGCGATCAGACAGAGAATTTAGAAGAATGCTTGGGCTGTCACGGTGATCTTTATTGTATCGTATGCTTCGAGGACAACCACGACGACTTTGAGATGAAGAAGCACAAAAGGCAGCCAGCTACGAAGCCAAGACCTTACTGA
- the Stv gene encoding BAG domain-containing protein starvin isoform X2, which yields MDSPIIVGKASEFGEPIDLDRPFPGFPFDDEGFGRRSDIRSHLNDLATRHPEFADHLLGPPWSDIPFHNSFRNRNRGSGNSGSNSNYQGYSDEDARSQASGSSAASGASGVSSHGEPEGNQQDREQGTRRSQIPQYGLRNTVDIGQHHHNMENLDKGNRGQRSMSAPPENRQSFSQQQPQQPQGQRYVSRIDITPQHNQSPPQQKPQPQQQQQQKPQQQQGNVRHIPIFVEGRDEPVVPRSFDEPHFKREPSPTQFHTPPHFQRPSPFGQSSFGRTQWSPHFQEPFYPPSSSFEHSPRRQQPAHSFQQPRQQQYAEKQPQQHYEQPKPQQKPQPQQPQPQEPPQQDPPKAKPALPKDPLERVALVQQEVDSLAEQVKQYSGNSKTDKEYIYLDEMLTRELIKLDDIETEGRENVRQTRRNAIKCIQATISLLESKASQPKSPELAERQGNEASSSVQVTGQSESMDVDQKTEEQPQNKEPIPLPPCPSSPTKKPEEASEASAETTTANQQQHAARSSSEPMDTAPAEKPEATPMEVQQSPKPADVEEKAEEASEEKRAEEKEPGSDEAAAEKKEVNEKPEAASTENKSENLAPEEGKEAESQQPSEEQQKPAEEKMAVDGEVKKSPKTTKKARKSKKQVPVSDKPIPLPPPESTEASAK from the exons ATGGACTCCCCTATCATCGTGGGCAAAGCATCCGAATTCGGCGAACCGATCGATTTGGACCGCCCGTTCCCC GGGTTCCCGTTCGACGACGAGGGTTTCGGTCGGCGCAGCGACATCCGCTCGCACCTGAACGATCTAGCTACCCGCCACCCAGAATTCGCTGACCACCTTCTGGGCCCGCCTTGGAGCGACATACCGTTCCACAATTCCTTCCGCAACAGGAATCGCGGCTCTGGGAACAGCGGGAGCAACAGTAACTACCAGGGCTACTCCGACGAGGACGCCAGGAGCCAAGCCAGTGGAAGCAGCGCGGCGAGCGGTGCCAGTGGTGTCAGCTCCCACGGCGAGCCCGAGGGTAACCAGCAGGACAGAGAGCAGGGGACCAGAAGAAGCCAGATCCCTCAGTACGGGCTGCGCAACACGGTGGACATAGGCCAGCACCACCACAACATGGAGAATCTCGACAAGGGGAACCGCGGCCAGCGCTCGATGTCAGCCCCCCCGGAGAACAGGCAGTCGTTCAGCCAGCAGCAGCCGCAGCAGCCGCAGGGGCAGAGATACGTTTCTAGAATAGACATAACGCCACAGCACAACCAGTCCCCTCCGCAACAGAAGCCAcagccgcagcagcagcagcaacagaaGCCTCAACAGCAGCAGGGCAATGTCAGGCATATACCTATCTTCGTCGAAGGCAGAGACGAGCCTGTGGTACCTAGGAGCTTCGACGAGCCACATTTCAAAAGAGAGCCGTCTCCTACACAGTTCCACACGCCTCCCCACTTCCAGAGGCCATCGCCTTTCGGGCAATCCTCGTTCGGGAGGACTCAGTGGTCCCCACACTTCCAGGAGCCGTTCTACCCTCCCTCGAGCTCTTTCGAGCATTCTCCTCGCCGACAGCAGCCGGCGCACAGCTTCCAGCAGCCCAGGCAGCAGCAGTACGCGGAAAAGCAGCCTCAGCAACACTACGAGCAACCGAAGCCGCAACAGAAGCCACAGCCGCAGCAGCCTCAGCCTCAGGAGCCACCGCAGCAGGACCCACCGAAGGCCAAGCCTGCTCTTCCAAAGGATCCTTTGGAGAGGGTAGCCCTGGTGCAGCAGGAGGTGGACTCTCTGGCCGAGCAAGTGAAACAGTACAGCGGCAACTCGAAGACAGACAAGGAGTACATCTACCTTGACGAGATGCTCACCAGGGAACTGATCAAGCTGGACGACATCGAGACAGAGGGGAGGGAGAACGTGCGGCAGACGCGCAGGAACGCGATAAAGTGTATACAGGCTACGATCAGCTTGCTGGAGTCGAAGGCTTCGCAGCCGAAGTCACCAGAGCTAGCTGAGAGACAGGGGAACGAGGCCTCCAGTAGCGTCCAAGTGACTGGACAGAGCGAGTCCATGGACGTGGACCAGAAGACCGAGGAGCAGCCACAGAATAAAGAACCAATACCCTTACCACCTTGCCCTTCATCCCCAACGAAGAAGCCTGAGGAGGCTAGCGAAGCCTCCGCAGAGACTACGACTGCGAATCAACAGCAGCACGCTGCTCGGTCTTCCAGCGAGCCCATGGACACCGCACCCGCGGAGAAGCCCGAGGCTACGCCCATGGAGGTGCAGCAGAGTCCGAAACCAGCTGACGTGGAAGAGAAGGCAGAGGAGGCCTCCGAGGAGAAGAGagcagaggagaaggagccaggTAGTGATGAGGCAGCAGCTGAGAAGAAGGAAGTAAATGAGAAGCCGGAGGCCGCTTCCACGGAGAATAAGTCAGAGAACCTAGCCCCTGAAGAGGGCAAGGAGGCTGAGAGTCAACAGCCCTCGGAGGAGCAGCAGAAACCGGCGGAAGAGAAGATGGCGGTGGACGGCGAGGTGAAGAAGTCGCCGAAGACAACGAAGAAGGCGAGGAAGTCGAAGAAGCAGGTCCCAGTCTCCGATAAACCTATACCCTTGCCACCTCCAGAGAGCACCGAGGCCAGTGCAAAGTAG